A part of Cannabis sativa cultivar Pink pepper isolate KNU-18-1 chromosome 6, ASM2916894v1, whole genome shotgun sequence genomic DNA contains:
- the LOC115724803 gene encoding disease resistance protein RPM1, which translates to MKYALPGNDNGSRVIITTRNEVVAPCDFVQKLETWSHDMAYELFSKKILGRDFKCLCPEELEKLSHKIIQKCQGLPLAIRAIAGLLSRKNVQSEWQKVLDNIDFEFKTNSQLTRIFQILSLSYHDLPYHLKPCFLYFGIFPEDYLIEKNKLCRLWISEGFVQARESKTAEEEAEGYINELVERSLVCFEILHGTVKGCKVHDLMHEFIISKVNDLCFCQILSQKNSEFDENKHRRLSICGSIPATVGNIVNILTKYISVLVCVSWKESHMGYEPSLTRYRSSFILLAVYSTATITNKIQQFTGVRSILLLNINGIELIDKSFWIALFKSSKLLKVLDFENAPLDYLPKEVGNLFQLRYLNLKDTNIKVLPESICNLHDLQYLNLENTQVDKLPKSIGKLRNLRFLNILYAFVWELPLEINKLCNLRQVFASRKEDTQANLSAVKIQEGFSYLENLEILMHVEVHQDVIGFINELKNLSNLKMLGVSNLTKETSRAICDVSKRLNHLHTLILSVGDVDEILDLEPISSSPPPLLHTLYLSGQLNKFPHCLLDFNNLMMLALRLSKLTQNPLKYLKDLPNLICLLLIDNSYEGEQLHFEEGSFPKLNEIRFRNLPELKFMKIDKGALPLLKVLIIESCPLIEEVPSGIQYLTKLKKLCIWNMPKPFVDRVLSNEGTDYSKIQHIPIVDII; encoded by the exons ATGAAATATGCTTTGCCTGGTAATGATAATGGAAGCAGGGTTATTATCACAACACGCAATGAAGTAGTAGCCCCATGTGATTTTGTCCAAAAGTTGGAAACTTGGTCTCATGATATGGCTTATGAGTTGTTTTCTAAAAAGATACTTGGACGTGATTTTAAGTGTCTTTGTCCTGAAGAGCTGGAGAAattatctcataagattatccAAAAATGTCAAGGCTTGCCTCTTGCAATAAGGGCTATTGCTGGTTTATTATCAAGAAAAAATGTCCAATCTGAATGGCAAAAAGTTCTTGATAATAtcgattttgaattcaaaacaaATTCTCAACTCACaagaatttttcaaattctttCCCTTAGTTATCATGATTTGCCTTACCACCTTAAACCTTGCTTTTTGTATTTTGGTATATTTCCCGAAGATTATTTAATTGAGAAAAACAAACTATGTCGATTATGGATTTCTGAGGGTTTTGTTCAAGCAAGGGAAAGCAAAACTGCAGAGGAAGAAGCTGAAGGTTACATAAATGAGCTTGTTGAAAGAAGTTTAGTTTGCTTTGAGATATTACACGGAACAGTGAAAGGTTGCAAGGTTCATGATTTGATGCACGAATTCATCATATCAAAGGTAAATGATTTATGTTTTTGCCAAATTTTGagccaaaaaaattcagaatTTGATGAAAACAAACATCGTCGCTTGTCAATCTGTGGAAGCATACCAgcaactgttggaaatattgtgaatattttaacaaaatatataagtgtctTAGTGTGTGTGAGTTGGAAAGAGTCCCACATGGGATATGAACCCTCATTGACAAGG tatcgttcctcttttattttgctagCAGTTTACTCAACAGCAACTATAACTAACAAAATCCAACAGTTCACGGGTGTTCGCTCGATTTTACTTTTAAACATCAATGGCATTGAGCTGATTGACAAGTCCTTTTGGATTGCTTTATTTAAAAGTTCAAAGCTTTTGAAAGTTTTGGACTTTGAAAATGCACCTCTTGATTATCTTCCAAAGGAAGTGGGAAATTTGTTTCAATTGAGGTACTTGAATTTGAAAGATACAAATATCAAAGTTCTTCCCGAGTCTATATGTAACCTACATGATCTACAATATTTGAATCTTGAGAATACCCAAGTGGATAAGCTTCCAAAATCCATTGGCAAGCTTCGTAATCTACGTTTTCTGAATATTTTGTATGCCTTTGTATGGGAGCTTCCATTGGAGATTAATAAGCTTTGCAATCTTCGACAAGTTTTTGCTTCACGTAAAGAGGATACTCAAGCCAATTTGTCTGCGGTAAAGATACAAGAAGGATTTAGTTATTTGGAGAATTTAGAAATTCTTATGCATGTGGAAGTGCATCAAGATGTGATTGGTTTCATAAATGAGTTGAAGAATTTGAGCAATTTGAAGATGTTGGGTGTTTCAAATTTGACTAAAGAAACATCTAGAGCTATATGTGATGTCTCTAAGAGGTTGAATCACCTTCACACTTTGATTCTGAGTGTTGGTGATGTTGATGAGATTCTAGATTTGGAACCGATTTCATCATCTCCTCCTCCATTGTTGCATACGCTTTACTTGTCAGGTCAACTAAACAAGTTCCCTCACTGTTTATTAGATTTTAATAATTTGATGATGTTGGCATTACGTCTCTCAAAATTGACACAGAATCCACTGAAATATCTAAAGGATTTGCCCAATCTGATATGCCTTCTTTTGATAGACAACTCGTACGAAGGAGAGCAACTACACTTTGAGGAAGGTAGTTTTCCAAAACTCAATGAGATTCGCTTTAGAAATTTGCCTGAGTTGAAGTTTATGAAGATAGATAAAGGAGCGTTACCACTCCTTAAAGTGCTGATTATCGAATCTTGTCCACTTATTGAGGAGGTTCCTTCTGGCATTCAGTATCTAACAAAGTTAAAAAAACTTTGTATTTGGAACATGCCCAAGCCTTTTGTGGATCGAGTGCTGTCGAATGAGGGCACTGATTATTCCAAAATTCAACATATACCAATAGTGGACATTATCTAA
- the LOC115724802 gene encoding disease resistance protein RPM1-like — protein sequence MAESFLTPVIQSLICLLKEEVRSLKGVHNEVESLKKELEIIQSLFKDTDERELTSNAVKIWMKQLREQADHIEDVVDEYRWHLAEGATDKSGFIGFFCKIGGRIKALKSRYPLALHIKDINQSLRRIKDAGQGFALGHSLQRVQGSTSKSSCTEEQDTRLGSHFVEQDDEYLDVPLAQKKLKSSLVEGMSARMIISVVGQGGIGKTTLVKKVYDEVKHKFDCHAWITVSKSYDLMISLKNTMKQIGLRAESTSLDYDTMIQELITPLRQHLETKRYVIIFDDVWDRGFWEKMKHALPSSDNGSRVIITTRNENVSPSDDAIQRLETWSHNMAFELFCKKAFRHEFKGCCPEELVKLSHEILKKCQGLPLAIGAIAGLLSRKKKIQSEWKKVLHDIDFELNTNPQLVRIFEILSLSYLDLPYHLKSCLMYFAIFPEDYLIQKLKLCQLWISEGFVQAREGKSLEEEAEGYLNELAERSLVSIEMMGGRVRGCKVHDLMHEFILLKVKDLCFCQILTTKKSEFEENKPRRLSIHGSIPKSVIKTIQQCTTIRSIFLQNFNDDDQWSGKDFLVALFKSLKLLKVLAINDETLDYVPKEVGKLFHLRLLDLSFSKIKALPESIGKLHNLQHLNLKDTQVDKLPKSLGKLHNLLTLNLHNTLLHELPKEINKLCNLKSLFASRMKDLPGRSGDLFGVKIQEGFGNLENLEELKVVELHQDVVGFTKELENLSKLKSLGVTNVTKESSRAVCGVVAKKLSHLKYLNLDTNDAEEFLDLEPISSSPPPLLEVLQLSGRLNKFPHWVSHLTNLEAFILYGSKLTVNPLKYLKDLPNLISLRLRDNSYEGDQLHFEEGCFPKLNELHLICLPNLKLMKIDRGALPLRTTLYINSCPLMEGLPSGIQYLPKLKEFISRSMSMDFMDRMKPSRGGHNVYVCQDRPLKKKIEKKMYMYFNYLQYIFVLKNDIYRPNSNLGVMVKAIDK from the coding sequence ATGGCTGAGTCGTTCTTAACTCCAGTTATTCAGAGTTTGATTTGTCTACTTAAAGAAGAAGTTAGATCCTTGAAGGGTGTCCATAATGAAGTCGAAAGCCTTAAGAAAGAACTAGAGATCATTCAGTCTCTTTTCAAAGACACAGATGAGAGGGAGTTAACCAGTAATGCTGTGAAAATCTGGATGAAACAGCTCAGAGAACAAGCTGATCATATAGAGGATGTTGTTGATGAATACCGATGGCATCTAGCGGAGGGTGCTACTGACAAGAGTGGATTCATTGGATTTTTCTGCAAAATAGGTGGTCGAATCAAAGCTTTGAAGTCCCGTTATCCTTTAGCTTTGCATATTAAAGACATTAATCAATCTTTACGAAGAATCAAAGATGCGGGCCAAGGATTCGCCTTGGGTCATTCTCTACAGAGAGTACAAGGTTCAACTAGCAAAAGTTCGTGCACAGAAGAGCAAGACACACGACTTGGTTCTCATTTTGTTGAGCAAGATGACGAATACTTGGATGTTCCTTTGGCTCAGAAGAAACTGAAAAGCTCTTTGGTGGAAGGAATGTCTGCACGTATGATTATATCAGTGGTTGGCCAAGGAGGAATTGGCAAGACTACTCTTGTTAAGAAAGTCTATGATGAGGTGAAACACAAATTTGATTGCCATGCTTGGATCACTGTGTCTAAATCGTATGACTTGATGATTTCATTGAAGAACACGATGAAACAGATTGGCCTAAGAGCTGAATCCACATCTTTAGATTATGATACaatgatccaagaattaattacaCCGCTCCGGCAACATCTGGAGACAAAAAggtatgtaattatttttgatgaTGTTTGGGATAGAGGTTTTTGGGAAAAGATGAAACATGCTTTGCCTAGTAGTGATAATGGAAGTAGGGTTATTATCACAACACGAAATGAAAATGTTTCCCCAAGTGATGATGCTATTCAAAGGTTGGAAACTTGGTCTCATAATATGGCTTTTGAGCTATTTTGTAAAAAGGCATTTAGACATGAGTTTAAGGGTTGTTGCCCTGAAGAGTTAGTGAAATTATCTCATGAGATTCTCAAAAAATgtcaaggcttgccccttgcaATAGGGGCCATAGCTGGTTTACTATcgagaaaaaagaaaatccaaTCTGAATGGAAAAAAGTTCTTCATGATATTGATTTTGAGCTCAATACAAATCCTCAACTCGtaagaatttttgaaattctctCTCTTAGTTATCTTGATTTGCCTTACCACCTCAAATCTTGCTTAAtgtattttgccatttttcccgAAGATTATTTGATTCAGAAACTAAAATTGTGTCAATTATGGATTTCTGAGGGTTTTGTTCAAGCAAGGGAAGGAAAATCATTAGAGGAAGAAGCCGAAGGATACTTGAATGAGCTTGCGGAGAGAAGTTTAGTTTCGATTGAGATGATGGGTGGAAGAGTGAGAGGGTGCAAGGTTCATGATTTGATGCACGAGTTCATCCTATTAAAGGTAAAGGATTTATGTTTTTGTCAAATTTTGACAACTAAGAAATCGGAATTTGAGGAAAACAAACCTCGTCGCTTGTCAATCCATGGAAGCATACCAAAATCTGTTATAAAAACAATTCAACAATGCACAACCATTCGCTCAATCTTTCTTCAGAACTTTAATGACGATGACCAATGGAGTGGTAAAGATTTTTTGGTTGCtttgtttaaaagtttaaagcTTTTGAAAGTGTTGGCCATAAACGATGAAACTCTTGATTATGTTCCCAAGGAAGTGGGTAAATTGTTCCACCTGAGGTTGTTAGATTTGagcttttcaaaaattaaagctCTTCCTGAGTCCATTGGTAAGCTACATAATCTACAACACTTGAATCTCAAGGATACCCAGGTTGATAAGCTTCCAAAATCCTTAGGCAAGCTTCACAATCTACTTACTTTGAATCTCCACAATACCCTCTTACATGAGCTACCAAAGGAGATAAATAAGCTTTGCAATCTTAAAAGTCTTTTTGCTTCGCGTATGAAGGACTTACCTGGGAGGTCAGGTGATTTGTTTGGGGTGAAGATACAAGAAGGATTTGGTAATTTGGAGAATTTAGAAGAGCTAAAAGTTGTTGAATTGCATCAAGACGTGGTTGGTTTCACAAAGGAATTGGAGAATTTGAGCAAGTTGAAGAGTTTGGGTGTGACGAATGTGACTAAAGAATCTTCTAGAGCTGTTTGTGGTGTTGTAGCCAAGAAGTTGAGCCaccttaaatatttgaatttggaTACTAACGATGCTGAGGAGTTCCTAGATTTGGAACCAATTTCATCATCTCCTCCTCCTTTGTTGGAGGTGCTTCAATTGTCTGGTCGATTAAACAAGTTTCCTCATTGGGTTTCACATCTCACTAATTTAGAGGCATTCATTTTATATGGCTCAAAATTGACAGTGAATCCACTTAAATATCTGAAAGACTTGCCTAATCTAATAAGTCTTCGATTGCGTGACAATTCATATGAAGGAGACCAACTACACTTTGAAGAAGGATGTTTTCCAAAGCTCAACGAGTTGCACTTAATATGTTTGCCAAATTTGAAGTTGATGAAGATAGATAGAGGAGCATTGCCTCTTCGTACAACATTGTACATAAATTCTTGCCCATTAATGGAGGGGCTTCCCTCTGGTATTCAATATCTACCAAAGCTAAAAGAATTTATTAGTCGGAGCATGTCAATGGATTTTATGGATCGAATGAAGCCAAGCAGGGGCGGACATAATGTATATGTTTGCCAAGACCgccccctgaaaaaaaaaatcgagaaaaaaatgtatatgtattttaattacttacaatatatatttgtattaaaaaatgatatttatagacctaatagtaaccttggtgtaatggttaaggCAATTGATAAATAG